A portion of the Coleofasciculus sp. FACHB-T130 genome contains these proteins:
- a CDS encoding non-ribosomal peptide synthetase has protein sequence MNNISQRIAALSPEQRALLELRLKQKGLTPVKTQAISQRKDSKSLPLSFHQQRLWVLHQLEPDSPIYNVPIAIRLTGFLNVKALEQSLNQIRQRHEVLQTRFRAVGGQAVQEKLSDLALNLPVIDLRDLPENERQQLLEDVKKEEAQRPFDLSQEPLLRVKLLQLSETEHLMLFTMHHIVSDGWSRGVIIQELAELYEAFCQGKPSPLPELPIQYADFAAWQRQQLVGEVLETQLNYWKQQLTGASPILELPTNRPRPTVNTFRGARQFFTISQPLALSLRTLSQQSESTLFMTLLAAFNTLLYRYTGQQDISIGTPMTNRTQKEIEPLIGFFVNTLVLRTLLSENMSFRELLARVREVALQAYAHQELPFERLVEELQPSRDRSYTPLFQVMFALHTAPKTALQLPGLSLSLLEVETGTAKFDLTLEITDTEEGLTGSLEYNTDLFDEATITRMLGHFQTLLEGIVANPDCRLSGLPLLTEAERYQLLVEWNQTQTDYPADSCFHQLFEQQVQKTPDAVAIVFENQHLTYKQLNERANQLAHYLQKQGITTESLVGICVERSLEMMVGLIGILKAGGAYVPLDPSYPQERLSFMLSDAQMPVLLTQQHLVEKLPHHTAKVIYLDADWDCISQESVASPAKEVNADNLAYVIYTSGSTGKPKGTLIPHRGLVNYLSWCSQAYAVEAGKGAPVHSSLSFDMTITGLFSPLLVGNRVILLSEAQGIEALSMALRQGSDFSLVKITPAQLDLLRHQLAPAEVAGRTKSFIIGGENLLAQSLEFWRKFAPDTVLVNEYGPTETVVGCCIYQVPLGKHQSGSIPIGRSIANTQLYILDRHLQPVPIGVIGELHIGGAGVARGYLNRPELTAEKFIPNPFKDLTPQPPSLLGKGKNCSPPLVGEGLGERSRLYKTGDLARYRADGTIEYLGRCDRQIKLRGFRIELEEIESVLAQHPQIRDMVVLIREDEAGSKLVAYVVPKSAAVPTVSELRSYLQQKLPEYSIPSAFVTLESLPLTPNGKVDRQGLPSPGVARPNLDDAFVAPRTPAEQVLAEIWREVLNLEQVGIYDNFFALGGDSIRSIQVRSLVQNRGLNFSLQQLFQYQTISELAPHLEANEIDKTASVAPFSLISEADRQKLPNGIEDAYPLTKLQAGMLFHSEYSPETAVYHDIVSFQVQATFDLEPLQTAIKSLISRHAVLRTCFDLTTFKEPLQLIYQAVEVPLQVEDWRHSEQADALTNWFEIEKSRNFDWTRPPLLKFQVHRRTDATFQLTLSFHHAILDGWSVASLFSELFQQYSALLEGEETLEVLPSPVSHFRDFVSLEREAIASEECRNFWSEKLKDSTITKLPRWFPIAEETHQKKPCVQEIFLSSETSASLKQLAESAGVSLKSVLLAAHLRVLSLLSGQSAVLTGLVSNGRLAKKDGEKVLGLFLNTLPFCQELPGGTWIDLVKETFTSERELLPFRRYPLPELQKELSRESLFETAFNFTHFHVYESVLGLENIEILDAAFFEETNFALIANFVLNPVSDRVQVKLEYQASFSQEEREAIRGYYAKTLEVMASQPSARYELSTLLSEPEQHQLLVEWNETQVDYPKDACLHQLIEAQVEKIPDNIAVVFESKQLTYQKLNQQANQVAHRLQKLGVKPEVLVGICMERSLEMVVGLLGILKAGGAYVPLDPSYPQERLAFMLEDAGVPVLLTQQHLVENLPKHNAQVLCLDADWESIAKESVENPSTRVTAENLAYVIYTSGSTGTPKGAMNTHLGICNRLLWMQDTYQLTETDRVLQKTPFSFDVSVWEFFLPLLTGSRLVVARPGGHQDSAYLVELIAQEQITTIHFVPPMLQVFLEELEVQKCQCLKRVICSGEALSYELQQRFFARLDAQLHNLYGPTEAAIDVTYWACQRESELPIVPIGRAIANTQLYILDRHLQPVPVGVAGELHIGGVGLARGYLNRPDLTAQKFISNPFKNLTPQPPSLRGKGENCFPPLVGEGRGESRLYKTGDLARYLPDGNIEFLGRIDNQVKLRGFRIELGEIEAALMQHPAIRETVVLLREDNPGDKRLVAYIVPKEQATGIHDLRDFLKQKLPSYMVPSAFMFLEALPLTANGKIERGALPVPENLSSSAVVYIAPRNPVEEKLAQLWTEVLDLERVGIYDNFFELGGNSLVATQLISKVRRTFQVEIPLRNLFELPTIAGLAESISQTKESNADAQKAAIQPISRTAHRGSHNQSKKGE, from the coding sequence ATGAATAATATTTCTCAAAGAATTGCTGCTTTATCTCCGGAACAACGGGCGTTACTAGAACTACGACTTAAACAAAAGGGTTTGACTCCTGTTAAAACCCAAGCAATTTCTCAACGAAAAGATTCCAAGTCGTTGCCTTTATCTTTTCATCAGCAACGGCTGTGGGTTCTTCATCAGCTAGAGCCAGATAGCCCTATTTACAACGTCCCCATCGCTATACGATTGACAGGATTTTTGAATGTAAAAGCGCTGGAACAAAGCCTGAATCAAATTCGGCAACGCCACGAAGTTCTGCAAACCCGTTTTAGAGCGGTGGGGGGGCAAGCCGTGCAGGAAAAGCTTTCAGATTTGGCGTTAAATCTGCCCGTAATTGATTTGCGGGATTTGCCTGAAAACGAACGGCAGCAGTTATTAGAAGATGTGAAAAAGGAGGAAGCGCAACGACCTTTTGACCTATCACAAGAACCACTGCTGCGAGTGAAGCTGTTGCAGCTGAGTGAGACAGAACACCTAATGCTGTTCACGATGCACCACATTGTTTCTGATGGTTGGTCTCGTGGTGTGATTATTCAAGAATTGGCAGAATTATATGAAGCTTTTTGTCAAGGCAAGCCGTCACCTTTGCCTGAGCTTCCGATTCAGTATGCCGACTTTGCTGCATGGCAACGACAGCAGCTTGTGGGAGAAGTTCTAGAAACTCAGCTTAACTACTGGAAGCAGCAATTAACGGGTGCTTCCCCAATTCTGGAACTCCCTACAAATAGACCGCGACCAACTGTTAATACTTTTAGGGGTGCTAGGCAATTTTTTACCATTTCCCAACCGCTTGCCTTATCTCTAAGAACGTTGAGTCAGCAGTCAGAAAGCACACTATTTATGACTCTATTAGCGGCTTTTAACACGCTGCTTTACCGCTATACGGGGCAGCAAGATATCTCGATTGGCACTCCCATGACCAATCGTACTCAAAAGGAAATCGAGCCTCTAATTGGGTTCTTTGTCAACACGCTGGTTTTACGCACGCTGCTGTCTGAAAACATGAGTTTTCGAGAATTGCTGGCGAGGGTGCGAGAAGTGGCGTTACAAGCCTATGCTCACCAGGAGCTGCCTTTTGAAAGGCTGGTAGAGGAACTACAGCCAAGTCGCGATCGCAGTTATACACCCCTGTTCCAGGTGATGTTTGCCCTCCACACTGCCCCTAAAACAGCGTTGCAGTTACCAGGTCTGAGTTTGAGCCTTTTGGAGGTGGAAACTGGCACCGCCAAGTTTGATTTGACGCTAGAGATAACGGATACCGAGGAAGGGTTGACAGGGTCATTAGAGTACAACACTGACTTGTTTGATGAAGCCACGATTACTCGGATGTTGGGGCATTTTCAAACGCTGCTGGAAGGTATTGTGGCGAATCCCGATTGCCGTTTGTCGGGCTTGCCGTTATTGACGGAGGCGGAAAGATATCAATTGTTGGTGGAGTGGAATCAGACTCAGACTGATTACCCCGCCGATAGCTGCTTTCATCAGTTGTTTGAACAGCAGGTACAGAAAACACCGGATGCTGTTGCTATCGTCTTTGAGAACCAACACCTCACCTACAAACAGCTAAATGAACGTGCAAACCAACTAGCGCATTACCTGCAAAAACAGGGGATAACAACCGAATCTCTGGTTGGCATCTGTGTAGAACGCTCTTTGGAGATGATGGTCGGACTTATCGGCATTCTCAAGGCAGGGGGAGCTTACGTGCCGTTAGACCCCTCCTATCCCCAAGAGCGCCTATCTTTCATGCTGTCAGACGCTCAGATGCCGGTGTTGTTAACTCAACAGCATTTGGTCGAAAAGCTACCTCACCACACCGCTAAAGTTATTTATTTAGATGCAGACTGGGATTGCATTTCCCAAGAAAGTGTAGCCAGTCCAGCCAAAGAAGTTAACGCTGATAACCTCGCTTATGTCATCTATACTTCCGGTTCCACAGGTAAGCCAAAAGGAACATTAATTCCCCATCGAGGATTGGTTAATTACTTAAGTTGGTGTTCGCAAGCTTACGCCGTCGAAGCCGGAAAAGGCGCTCCAGTTCACTCTTCCCTGAGCTTCGATATGACGATTACCGGGTTATTTTCACCTTTATTAGTGGGAAATCGGGTAATCTTGCTGTCTGAAGCGCAGGGTATCGAAGCTTTGAGTATGGCGCTACGGCAGGGTAGTGACTTTAGTTTGGTTAAAATCACCCCGGCTCAGTTGGATTTGCTGCGTCATCAGTTAGCCCCAGCAGAAGTGGCGGGTCGAACCAAATCCTTTATTATTGGCGGCGAAAATCTTTTAGCTCAAAGCCTTGAATTTTGGCGAAAATTTGCTCCAGATACTGTGTTGGTAAATGAATATGGCCCTACAGAAACGGTTGTGGGATGCTGCATTTATCAAGTTCCTTTAGGCAAGCATCAATCTGGATCGATTCCGATTGGTCGTTCGATTGCGAATACGCAACTTTATATTTTGGATCGGCATCTGCAACCTGTCCCGATTGGCGTAATTGGTGAGCTACATATCGGCGGTGCAGGAGTGGCGCGAGGGTATCTAAATCGTCCTGAATTGACAGCAGAGAAGTTTATTCCCAATCCGTTTAAAGACCTAACCCCCCAACCCCCTTCCCTGCTAGGGAAGGGAAAGAATTGCTCCCCTCCCCTGGTAGGGGAGGGGTTAGGGGAGAGGTCTCGCCTATATAAAACGGGGGATTTGGCGCGTTACCGAGCTGATGGCACGATTGAGTATCTGGGAAGATGCGATCGCCAAATCAAGCTCAGAGGCTTTCGGATTGAACTAGAAGAAATTGAATCGGTGTTAGCACAGCACCCACAAATTCGAGACATGGTGGTGCTAATTCGGGAAGATGAAGCGGGATCTAAATTGGTGGCTTATGTTGTTCCTAAGTCAGCAGCAGTCCCCACAGTTAGCGAATTGCGCTCTTACTTACAACAGAAACTGCCAGAATATTCGATCCCATCTGCGTTTGTGACTTTGGAGTCTTTACCGCTAACTCCTAACGGCAAGGTAGATCGTCAAGGATTGCCATCTCCGGGGGTAGCTAGACCCAACTTAGACGATGCGTTTGTGGCACCTAGAACGCCCGCAGAGCAGGTTTTGGCAGAAATTTGGCGCGAAGTTCTCAACCTGGAGCAAGTTGGCATCTACGACAACTTCTTTGCTTTGGGTGGAGATTCGATTCGGAGTATCCAAGTGCGATCGCTTGTCCAAAACCGAGGCTTAAACTTCTCTCTCCAACAACTCTTCCAATATCAGACAATTTCCGAACTCGCTCCACATCTAGAAGCGAATGAAATTGACAAGACTGCTTCTGTTGCACCTTTTAGCCTTATTTCCGAAGCAGATCGTCAAAAATTACCCAATGGAATCGAGGACGCTTATCCCCTCACCAAGTTGCAAGCAGGGATGCTGTTTCATAGCGAATACAGTCCAGAAACAGCAGTTTATCACGACATTGTAAGCTTCCAAGTGCAAGCAACTTTTGACCTTGAACCACTGCAAACAGCTATCAAATCTCTAATCAGTCGTCATGCAGTGTTACGCACCTGCTTCGACTTAACTACTTTCAAAGAACCCCTACAACTCATTTATCAGGCAGTTGAAGTTCCTCTGCAAGTAGAGGATTGGCGTCATTCTGAACAAGCAGACGCACTCACGAATTGGTTTGAAATTGAAAAAAGCCGAAATTTTGATTGGACTCGTCCTCCTCTGCTGAAATTTCAGGTACATCGCCGTACTGACGCAACATTTCAACTTACCCTCAGCTTCCACCATGCTATTCTCGACGGCTGGAGTGTAGCTTCTTTATTCTCCGAGTTGTTTCAACAGTATTCTGCGTTGCTGGAAGGGGAAGAAACGCTGGAAGTTTTGCCATCACCCGTTAGTCATTTCCGAGACTTTGTATCTTTAGAACGGGAAGCGATCGCTTCCGAGGAATGTCGCAACTTTTGGAGCGAAAAGTTAAAAGACAGTACCATTACCAAACTGCCTCGCTGGTTTCCTATCGCTGAAGAAACGCATCAAAAGAAACCTTGCGTGCAGGAAATTTTTCTTTCTTCTGAAACTTCCGCAAGTTTAAAGCAACTCGCTGAATCAGCAGGCGTTTCCCTAAAAAGTGTTCTGCTTGCAGCACATCTGCGAGTATTAAGTTTGTTGAGCGGTCAATCAGCAGTTTTAACTGGCTTAGTCTCCAATGGCAGACTAGCAAAAAAAGATGGTGAAAAGGTTCTAGGACTTTTCCTGAACACGCTACCATTTTGCCAAGAATTGCCAGGAGGAACCTGGATAGATTTGGTAAAAGAAACTTTTACCTCTGAGCGGGAATTGCTACCTTTTCGGCGCTATCCCCTGCCAGAGTTGCAGAAAGAGCTAAGTAGAGAATCGCTTTTTGAAACAGCTTTTAACTTTACGCATTTTCACGTTTATGAAAGTGTTTTAGGGTTGGAAAATATTGAGATATTAGACGCGGCCTTCTTTGAAGAGACAAACTTTGCTTTAATTGCTAATTTTGTTTTGAATCCAGTAAGCGATCGCGTTCAAGTAAAGCTGGAATATCAAGCCTCATTTTCTCAAGAAGAAAGAGAGGCGATTAGGGGATATTACGCTAAGACTCTTGAAGTCATGGCAAGCCAACCTTCGGCACGTTATGAGTTATCGACTCTGCTTTCTGAACCAGAACAACATCAGTTACTCGTAGAGTGGAACGAGACTCAGGTTGATTACCCGAAAGATGCGTGTCTTCATCAGCTGATTGAAGCTCAGGTAGAAAAAATACCAGATAATATTGCTGTTGTTTTTGAAAGCAAACAATTAACTTATCAAAAATTAAATCAACAAGCCAACCAAGTAGCGCATCGCTTGCAAAAGCTAGGCGTAAAACCAGAAGTTTTGGTTGGTATTTGTATGGAACGCTCCCTAGAAATGGTGGTGGGATTACTTGGCATTCTGAAAGCCGGTGGAGCTTATGTTCCACTCGATCCATCCTATCCCCAAGAGCGCCTAGCTTTCATGCTTGAAGATGCTGGGGTTCCCGTGCTGCTAACTCAACAGCATTTAGTCGAAAATCTTCCCAAACACAATGCTCAAGTTTTATGCCTCGATGCAGATTGGGAAAGCATTGCCAAAGAGAGCGTAGAAAATCCTTCTACCAGGGTGACTGCGGAAAATTTAGCTTACGTTATTTACACCTCTGGCTCCACAGGAACTCCCAAAGGGGCGATGAATACCCATCTGGGTATCTGCAATCGCTTACTGTGGATGCAGGACACTTATCAACTAACAGAAACAGACCGAGTTTTACAGAAAACTCCCTTCAGCTTTGATGTTTCTGTTTGGGAATTTTTCTTGCCTTTGCTAACTGGATCTCGTCTAGTTGTGGCTCGACCAGGAGGACATCAAGATAGCGCTTATTTAGTGGAGCTGATTGCCCAAGAGCAAATCACTACCATTCATTTTGTGCCGCCAATGCTTCAGGTTTTCCTAGAAGAATTGGAAGTACAAAAATGTCAATGTCTCAAACGAGTGATTTGCAGTGGCGAGGCTTTATCCTACGAACTTCAGCAACGCTTCTTTGCGCGGTTGGACGCCCAATTACACAATCTTTATGGCCCAACGGAAGCAGCCATTGATGTCACGTATTGGGCTTGTCAACGGGAAAGCGAACTCCCTATCGTTCCGATTGGTCGCGCGATCGCGAATACTCAACTCTATATCCTCGATCGCCACCTGCAACCCGTTCCAGTAGGTGTGGCTGGGGAACTTCACATCGGCGGCGTTGGCTTAGCGCGAGGCTATCTCAATCGTCCTGATTTAACAGCCCAGAAGTTTATTTCTAATCCGTTTAAAAACCTAACCCCCCAGCCCCCTTCCCTACGAGGGAAGGGGGAGAATTGCTTCCCTCCCCTCGTAGGGGAGGGGAGGGGAGAGAGTCGCTTATACAAAACTGGAGATTTGGCGCGTTATCTACCTGATGGCAACATTGAGTTTCTCGGCAGGATTGATAATCAGGTAAAACTGCGGGGTTTCCGCATCGAACTGGGAGAAATTGAAGCAGCGCTAATGCAGCACCCAGCTATTCGAGAAACAGTAGTTTTGCTGCGAGAGGATAACCCAGGTGACAAGCGTTTAGTCGCTTACATTGTGCCGAAAGAACAAGCAACCGGCATTCACGATCTACGCGACTTCTTGAAGCAGAAACTGCCGAGTTATATGGTGCCATCTGCCTTCATGTTTTTAGAGGCTTTACCTTTAACTGCAAATGGCAAAATCGAGCGTGGAGCATTACCTGTACCGGAAAATCTATCTTCATCGGCAGTTGTTTATATCGCTCCCCGGAATCCGGTTGAAGAAAAGCTAGCGCAACTTTGGACTGAAGTCCTCGACCTTGAACGGGTAGGCATTTACGACAACTTCTTTGAGTTGGGTGGTAACTCGTTGGTAGCAACTCAACTGATTTCTAAGGTGCGTCGCACATTTCAAGTAGAAATTCCTTTGCGAAATTTATTTGAGTTGCCAACAATTGCTGGACTTGCTGAAAGCATTTCCCAAACTAAAGAGAGTAACGCTGATGCTCAGAAAGCGGCGATTCAGCCAATTTCCAGAACGGCTCATCGCGGTTCCCATAATCAATCAAAAAAGGGAGAGTAA
- a CDS encoding type I polyketide synthase has product MDSATNYDSLEGIAIIGMSGRFPGAKNVEEFWQNLRDGVESISVFTNEELIDAGIAPGLLDNPNHVKAGAVLEDVEFFDASFFGFNPKEAEMTDPQHRIFLECAWEALENAGYDTQRCESRIGVYAGASLNNYLSFNLNRDQIGSADSFQKLISNDKDFLTTRVSYKLNLKGPSLTVQTACSTSLVATTLACQSLLNYQCDMALAGGVSIRVPQKTGYLYQEGGILSPDGHCRAFDADAQGTIIGNGVGVVVLKRLEDAIADGDRIQAVIKGSAINNDGSEKVGYTAPSVNGQADAIAEALALAGVDPETITYIETHGTGTRLGDPIEITALSNVFGANTEKKNFCAIGSVKTNIGHLDAAAGVTGLIKTVLALKHKLIPPSLNFKQPNPEIDFANSPFYVNTQLTEWKASTPRRAGVSSLGIGGTNAHVVLEEAPTVKASGSSRPWQLLVLSAKTESALETATANLAAHLKQHPDLNLADVAYTLQVGRRAFEHRRILVCQTVEELVNQLETPHSQKVLTHFQEPTEPSIAFMFPGQGAQYVDMGRELYQSEPIFREQVDHCAVLLQPHIGMDLRSLLYPNQPNPEAAAEKLKQTCFAQPALFAIEYALAQLWMSWGISPQAMLGHSIGEYVAACLAGVMSVEDALALVAIRGRLMQQMPAGAMLAVSLPEAEVNRLLNEKLSLAASNAPSLCVVSGTLDAVDAIEAQLTAKGVECRRLHTSHAFHSQMMDSILEPFIEEVKKVKLNPPRIPFISNVTGTWITAEEATDPGYWATHLRQTVRFSEGISTLLQQPNRILLEVGAGRSLCTLAKQHSHDAIGQVVLPSLRHPQEQNSDIAFLLNILGRLWLAGVAVNWSGFYAGEQRHRVPLPTYPFERQRYWIEPQTQVRANSTDESKLGKSKITDWFYVPSWKQIPLVKTREISSACYLVFVDECGIGSQIVQRLQQAGQDAISVWVGEQFKQLDSNAYTINPACQDDYHALIQAVREQGKTPNAIAHLWSITQSPPQSLETSQNLGFYSLIYLAPALGQEPVSNSIQLLVASNNLHDIIGDELLCPEKATIIGSCKVIPQEYPHINCRQVDVAISESGTNNLVEQLLAELGADSKDSMIAYRGNHRWVQTFEPVPLEKASQTRLRQGGVYLITGGMGGMGLVFAEYLAKTVQAKLILIGRSALPAKEQWQQWLATHDALDPTSRKIQKLQELEALGADVLVVAADVANDEQMQNAIAQSLERFGEIHGVIHAAGVAGGGMIQLKTPEIVESIFAPKVMGTLVLKNVLKDVNLDFVVFCSSLSSIQGGFGQVDYSAANAFLDAFAHRNHFNARTISINWDAWQEVGMAVNTAVPEKFKKWREESLKSGILPAEAVDALSRILENSLSQVVISTQDLSDVIEQGSNFSLSSYDAQTSDESSQLSATRHPRPLQANAYVAPRNEIEQGIANIWQELIGIEKVGIYDNFFELGGHSLLAVQTISRLRETFQVELPLRTLLFEASTVAELATVIAEKQPDPEQIAEIEQMLAEVENLSLDEIQALVDKESQASFR; this is encoded by the coding sequence ATGGATAGCGCTACAAATTACGATTCTCTGGAAGGCATTGCCATTATCGGCATGAGTGGGCGCTTTCCCGGTGCGAAGAATGTCGAAGAATTTTGGCAAAATTTACGCGATGGAGTCGAATCAATTTCGGTCTTCACCAATGAAGAATTAATAGATGCTGGAATCGCTCCAGGTTTACTCGATAATCCCAATCATGTAAAAGCTGGTGCCGTATTAGAAGATGTTGAATTTTTTGATGCTTCTTTCTTTGGATTTAACCCCAAAGAAGCGGAAATGACCGACCCGCAACACCGGATATTTTTAGAATGTGCTTGGGAAGCGCTGGAAAATGCTGGTTACGACACCCAAAGATGTGAAAGTCGCATTGGCGTTTATGCAGGTGCCAGCCTGAATAATTATTTATCTTTTAATTTAAATCGCGACCAAATTGGGTCGGCGGACAGTTTCCAAAAGTTGATTAGCAACGATAAAGATTTCCTCACGACTCGCGTTTCTTACAAATTAAATCTTAAAGGGCCAAGCCTGACCGTTCAAACAGCTTGTTCTACTTCATTAGTGGCGACAACTCTGGCTTGCCAAAGTTTATTAAATTACCAATGCGATATGGCATTGGCGGGTGGAGTTTCGATTCGGGTACCGCAAAAAACAGGTTATTTATATCAAGAAGGGGGAATTTTATCTCCTGATGGTCATTGCCGCGCCTTTGATGCTGATGCACAGGGAACCATTATTGGGAATGGTGTGGGAGTGGTCGTTTTAAAAAGATTAGAGGATGCGATCGCAGATGGCGACCGCATTCAGGCGGTAATCAAAGGTTCCGCCATCAATAACGATGGTTCTGAGAAAGTCGGGTATACAGCACCCAGCGTCAACGGACAAGCAGACGCGATCGCAGAAGCACTCGCCCTCGCTGGAGTCGATCCGGAAACCATCACCTATATCGAAACTCACGGAACTGGAACCAGATTAGGCGATCCGATTGAAATTACCGCACTTTCTAATGTTTTTGGTGCCAATACCGAGAAAAAGAATTTCTGCGCCATCGGTTCTGTCAAAACCAATATCGGTCATCTGGATGCAGCCGCGGGAGTCACGGGACTCATTAAGACGGTTTTGGCACTAAAACACAAGTTGATTCCACCCAGCTTAAATTTTAAACAGCCAAATCCTGAGATTGATTTTGCCAATAGTCCTTTTTACGTCAATACCCAGCTGACAGAATGGAAGGCTTCGACCCCGCGCCGCGCCGGAGTCAGTTCTTTGGGGATTGGTGGCACCAACGCCCATGTGGTTCTCGAAGAAGCGCCAACGGTAAAAGCATCGGGTTCTTCTCGTCCCTGGCAATTGTTGGTACTTTCCGCGAAAACGGAATCGGCACTGGAGACGGCTACGGCAAATTTGGCGGCTCATCTCAAGCAGCATCCCGATCTCAATTTGGCAGATGTTGCTTACACTCTGCAAGTAGGTCGTCGGGCTTTTGAACATCGCCGGATCTTGGTTTGCCAGACGGTTGAGGAGTTAGTAAACCAATTGGAAACCCCTCATTCTCAAAAAGTTTTAACTCACTTCCAAGAGCCTACTGAACCCTCCATCGCCTTCATGTTTCCCGGACAGGGAGCGCAGTATGTGGATATGGGGCGGGAACTGTACCAGAGTGAGCCGATATTTCGAGAGCAAGTAGACCATTGCGCTGTCCTTCTTCAACCTCATATCGGGATGGATTTGCGATCGCTACTTTATCCCAACCAGCCGAATCCGGAAGCAGCCGCAGAAAAACTCAAACAAACTTGCTTTGCTCAACCTGCATTATTTGCGATCGAGTATGCCTTAGCTCAATTGTGGATGTCCTGGGGCATTTCTCCCCAAGCGATGCTGGGTCACAGTATTGGCGAATATGTAGCGGCTTGCCTTGCAGGTGTCATGTCTGTTGAAGACGCTTTAGCTTTGGTGGCGATTCGTGGGCGACTGATGCAGCAAATGCCAGCCGGGGCGATGCTTGCCGTTTCCTTGCCAGAAGCGGAGGTTAACAGGTTACTGAATGAGAAGTTATCTTTAGCCGCCAGTAACGCACCTTCTTTGTGCGTCGTTTCCGGAACCCTTGACGCTGTAGACGCAATTGAAGCGCAACTTACGGCTAAAGGGGTCGAGTGTCGCCGGTTGCATACTTCTCATGCCTTTCATTCTCAGATGATGGATTCTATATTGGAGCCATTCATTGAGGAAGTGAAAAAAGTCAAACTGAATCCTCCTCGAATTCCCTTTATCTCCAACGTTACGGGAACCTGGATTACGGCAGAAGAAGCCACAGATCCCGGTTATTGGGCAACGCATTTACGGCAGACAGTACGCTTTTCTGAGGGAATCTCGACATTACTGCAACAGCCAAATCGCATCCTCTTAGAAGTTGGTGCGGGGCGTAGTTTATGTACCCTTGCCAAACAGCATTCCCATGATGCAATTGGGCAAGTGGTATTGCCTTCATTACGCCATCCCCAAGAGCAAAACTCAGATATTGCCTTTTTACTCAATATCTTAGGGCGGCTTTGGCTAGCAGGAGTTGCGGTGAATTGGTCTGGTTTTTATGCTGGCGAACAGCGTCACCGCGTGCCGTTACCGACTTACCCGTTTGAACGTCAGCGTTACTGGATTGAACCTCAAACGCAAGTCCGAGCAAACAGTACAGACGAAAGCAAGCTTGGGAAATCGAAGATTACTGACTGGTTTTATGTTCCTTCTTGGAAGCAAATTCCCTTAGTTAAAACGAGAGAGATTTCATCTGCTTGTTACCTAGTTTTTGTTGATGAGTGTGGGATCGGTTCTCAAATTGTCCAACGATTGCAACAAGCTGGACAAGATGCGATTTCTGTTTGGGTTGGAGAGCAATTTAAGCAACTGGATAGCAACGCTTACACGATTAATCCGGCTTGCCAGGATGACTATCACGCCTTGATTCAAGCCGTGCGGGAACAAGGGAAAACACCGAATGCGATCGCGCATCTCTGGAGTATCACCCAATCACCGCCGCAGTCCTTGGAAACTAGCCAAAATCTCGGTTTCTATAGTCTGATTTATTTAGCGCCAGCATTAGGACAAGAACCTGTTAGCAATTCGATTCAACTTCTAGTTGCCAGTAACAATCTTCATGACATTATTGGCGACGAGCTATTGTGTCCTGAAAAAGCAACCATCATCGGTTCATGCAAAGTCATTCCTCAAGAGTATCCTCACATCAATTGTCGTCAAGTTGATGTGGCAATCTCGGAATCAGGAACGAACAACTTAGTAGAACAACTGTTAGCAGAACTAGGGGCAGATTCAAAAGACTCGATGATTGCCTACCGTGGCAATCATCGCTGGGTTCAGACATTTGAGCCAGTCCCGCTAGAAAAAGCCAGCCAAACCCGGTTACGACAAGGGGGAGTATATCTCATTACAGGTGGCATGGGAGGGATGGGCTTAGTCTTCGCCGAATACCTTGCCAAGACAGTACAAGCCAAGTTAATTCTAATCGGACGTTCTGCACTGCCTGCAAAAGAGCAGTGGCAGCAATGGCTAGCAACCCATGATGCGCTCGATCCTACCAGCCGTAAGATTCAGAAATTGCAGGAATTGGAAGCATTAGGCGCTGATGTTCTGGTAGTCGCTGCCGATGTTGCGAATGATGAACAAATGCAGAATGCGATCGCGCAATCCCTAGAACGTTTTGGTGAGATTCACGGTGTTATCCACGCCGCCGGAGTTGCGGGTGGTGGCATGATTCAACTCAAAACACCAGAAATTGTTGAAAGTATTTTTGCTCCGAAAGTGATGGGAACTTTGGTACTAAAGAATGTCCTCAAGGATGTCAATTTAGACTTCGTGGTTTTCTGCTCATCTCTTAGCTCAATCCAAGGCGGATTTGGACAGGTAGACTATAGTGCTGCTAATGCCTTTTTAGATGCCTTTGCTCACCGCAATCATTTTAATGCTCGCACAATCTCAATTAACTGGGATGCGTGGCAAGAAGTCGGCATGGCGGTCAATACTGCCGTTCCTGAAAAGTTCAAAAAGTGGCGTGAAGAAAGTTTAAAAAGTGGGATTTTACCCGCAGAAGCTGTGGATGCCTTGAGCCGAATTTTGGAGAATTCACTTTCTCAAGTGGTCATTTCAACGCAAGATTTATCCGATGTCATTGAGCAAGGTTCTAACTTTTCTTTATCAAGTTATGACGCTCAAACATCAGATGAGTCTAGTCAATTATCGGCAACTAGACATCCCAGACCCCTGCAAGCAAATGCCTATGTTGCTCCTCGTAATGAGATTGAGCAAGGTATCGCTAATATCTGGCAAGAACTGATAGGAATTGAAAAGGTGGGAATTTACGACAACTTCTTTGAGTTAGGCGGACACTCTTTACTCGCTGTACAAACGATTTCCCGACTGCGTGAAACTTTCCAAGTGGAATTACCGTTGCGTACTCTCCTTTTTGAAGCTTCTACAGTCGCTGAACTTGCTACTGTCATTGCCGAAAAACAGCCTGATCCAGAACAAATTGCCGAGATAGAGCAGATGTTAGCGGAGGTAGAAAATCTCTCCTTGGATGAAATACAAGCGCTGGTTGATAAAGAATCACAAGCAAGCTTTCGTTAG